From Kineosporia succinea, the proteins below share one genomic window:
- a CDS encoding acyltransferase family protein — MSIHTGRRVARRYATPPLARHAVHPPTLATAFDPRDNALNVMRLALAVLVAVVHASFLGYGWQPHIGHTEVGALAVDAFFVLSGFLVVRSYLRLKSLPRYVWHRALRILPGFYACLTVTALFIAPLLAVVVGRPATSVLSGEDSSVGYLTANAGLLMRQFGIAGLPGTGGNPDVVNGSLWTLFYEAFCYGLAAGLGLLGILTRRLWVLPMLIAGLWVATLASAVGVNPLGSEYLLRFALVFLLGTAGLLFADLIPIHAGLALGAFAVLMLSLLHFENYRVLGAPAFAYLCLYAMVRLPVPWEPRWDVSYGMYVWHWPVAQLLVALRITEFPGVVFVLAVVAVAGAVSALSWNLVEKPAMGLKHAAWVSRLERARPA, encoded by the coding sequence GTGAGCATCCATACCGGGCGCCGCGTGGCCCGGCGCTACGCCACCCCACCCCTCGCCCGCCACGCCGTCCACCCACCGACCCTCGCCACCGCGTTCGACCCCCGCGACAACGCGCTCAACGTGATGCGGCTCGCCCTGGCCGTTCTCGTCGCCGTCGTGCACGCGTCCTTCCTCGGCTACGGGTGGCAGCCCCACATCGGGCACACCGAGGTCGGCGCCCTCGCGGTCGACGCGTTCTTCGTGCTCAGCGGGTTCCTGGTGGTCCGCAGCTACCTTCGGCTGAAATCGCTGCCCCGCTACGTCTGGCACCGCGCGCTGCGGATCCTGCCCGGGTTCTACGCCTGCCTGACCGTCACCGCCCTGTTCATCGCGCCCCTGCTCGCGGTGGTCGTGGGGCGCCCGGCCACCTCGGTGCTCAGCGGCGAGGACTCGTCCGTCGGGTATCTCACCGCCAACGCGGGCCTGCTCATGCGCCAGTTCGGCATCGCCGGCCTGCCCGGCACCGGCGGCAACCCGGACGTGGTCAACGGTTCGCTGTGGACGCTGTTCTACGAGGCCTTCTGCTACGGACTGGCCGCCGGGCTGGGCCTTCTCGGCATCCTGACCCGCCGGCTGTGGGTGCTGCCGATGCTGATCGCGGGCCTGTGGGTGGCCACGCTCGCGAGTGCCGTCGGCGTGAACCCGCTGGGCTCGGAGTACCTGCTGCGCTTCGCGCTGGTGTTCCTGCTCGGCACCGCCGGGCTGCTGTTCGCCGACCTGATCCCGATCCACGCCGGGCTCGCGCTGGGCGCTTTCGCGGTGCTGATGCTGAGTCTGCTGCACTTCGAGAACTACCGGGTGCTGGGTGCTCCGGCGTTCGCGTACCTGTGCCTGTACGCGATGGTGCGCCTTCCGGTGCCGTGGGAGCCGCGCTGGGACGTCTCGTACGGCATGTACGTCTGGCACTGGCCGGTGGCCCAGCTGCTGGTGGCCCTGCGGATCACCGAGTTCCCCGGCGTCGTCTTCGTTCTCGCGGTCGTCGCGGTGGCGGGGGCGGTGTCGGCGCTGTCGTGGAACCTGGTGGAGAAACCGGCGATGGGCCTCAAACACGCGGCGTGGGTGAGCCGGCTGGAACGAGCGCGGCCGGCGTGA
- a CDS encoding DUF3455 domain-containing protein encodes MKISTRTLRVVVALGLTMTAGLATAGAAQSSAQSSAQSSAQSSAQSSAQSSAQSSAQSSAQSSAEPSAPWSARSPLPAAAQSSARPSSVPANLVPPAGNREVARFRATGVQVYRCTGGAWVFLEPAARLAGFATATHRPVQAVHFRGPSWESLDDGSLVEAASIASSPVEGSIPQLLLRATTTRGDGLFGSVTYVQRLDTTGGVAPVGACADGATQGVAYTAAYRFYAAG; translated from the coding sequence ATGAAGATCAGCACCCGGACCCTCCGAGTGGTGGTGGCCCTCGGCCTGACGATGACGGCGGGGCTGGCGACGGCCGGGGCGGCCCAGTCGTCCGCGCAGTCGTCCGCGCAGTCGTCCGCGCAGTCGTCCGCGCAGTCGTCCGCGCAGTCGTCCGCGCAGTCGTCCGCCCAGTCGTCCGCCCAGTCGTCGGCCGAGCCGTCCGCCCCGTGGTCCGCGCGGTCGCCGTTGCCGGCCGCCGCGCAGTCCTCGGCGCGCCCCTCGTCCGTTCCCGCGAATCTCGTCCCGCCGGCCGGCAACCGCGAGGTGGCCCGGTTCCGGGCCACCGGCGTCCAGGTCTACCGCTGCACCGGGGGCGCCTGGGTCTTCCTCGAACCGGCCGCGCGGCTGGCCGGTTTCGCGACCGCGACGCACCGCCCGGTCCAGGCTGTGCACTTCCGGGGCCCGAGCTGGGAGTCCCTGGACGACGGCTCGCTGGTGGAGGCCGCGTCGATCGCCTCGTCGCCGGTGGAGGGCTCGATCCCGCAGCTGCTGCTGCGGGCCACGACCACGCGCGGCGACGGGCTGTTCGGTTCGGTGACCTACGTGCAGCGGCTCGACACCACGGGCGGCGTGGCGCCGGTCGGGGCCTGTGCCGACGGCGCCACGCAGGGCGTCGCGTACACGGCCGCCTACCGCTTCTACGCGGCCGGGTGA
- a CDS encoding carbohydrate ABC transporter permease, whose protein sequence is MNARLRAVYALVAVLALAWLFPVIWALLNSFRSYAYTAQHGYVSFGGWTLKNYADAWERGNFAHYLLNSLYVTVPAVIASIGLAACVAFVIARFSFRFNVALLGLFTAANLLPPQALLIPVYRIFRQVPMPFWISSSGSLLNSFLGLILVNTAFQTGFCTFVLSNYMKTLPAEMFEAAEVDGAGVWTRFWRLALPLCRAPLAALAVLEVTWIYNEFFWATVLMQDSSKFPITSSLNNLRGAFFTDNNLVAAASVIVAMPTLIVFLVLQRQFVAGLTMGSTKG, encoded by the coding sequence GTGAACGCCCGGCTGCGCGCGGTCTACGCCCTGGTCGCCGTGCTGGCCCTGGCCTGGCTGTTCCCCGTGATCTGGGCCCTGCTGAACAGCTTCCGTTCCTACGCCTACACCGCGCAGCACGGCTACGTCTCGTTCGGCGGCTGGACCCTGAAGAACTACGCCGACGCCTGGGAACGCGGCAACTTCGCCCACTACCTGCTGAACTCGCTGTACGTGACGGTGCCGGCCGTGATCGCCAGCATCGGCCTGGCGGCGTGCGTCGCGTTCGTCATCGCCCGGTTCAGCTTCCGGTTCAACGTGGCCCTGCTCGGCCTGTTCACGGCCGCGAACCTGCTGCCGCCCCAGGCCCTGCTGATCCCGGTCTACCGCATCTTCCGGCAGGTCCCGATGCCGTTCTGGATCAGCAGCAGTGGCTCGCTGCTCAACAGCTTCCTCGGGCTGATCCTGGTCAACACCGCCTTCCAGACCGGGTTCTGCACGTTCGTGCTCTCGAACTACATGAAGACCCTCCCGGCCGAGATGTTCGAGGCCGCCGAGGTCGACGGCGCCGGGGTCTGGACCCGCTTCTGGCGCCTGGCCCTGCCCCTGTGCCGCGCCCCGCTGGCCGCCCTGGCCGTGCTGGAGGTGACCTGGATCTACAACGAGTTCTTCTGGGCCACCGTGCTGATGCAGGACTCGTCCAAGTTCCCGATCACCAGCTCGCTCAACAACCTGCGCGGCGCCTTCTTCACCGACAACAACCTGGTGGCCGCCGCCTCGGTCATCGTCGCGATGCCCACGCTCATCGTGTTCCTCGTGCTGCAACGACAGTTCGTGGCCGGGCTCACGATGGGCTCCACCAAGGGCTGA
- a CDS encoding carbohydrate ABC transporter permease: MLLRGGRRGRRRRLTDRDRVVVSVMVGVPTLLVIALVWVPALLSVALSFVRWNGLGSVGDADWVGLQNYRDIVEIYPPFWPAVRHNLIWLVALFLGPTVLGIALAAVLDRELRGSRLYQTAFFLPTVLSLALIGFVWQLVYSADQGLLNGLTGSSIDWYGDPEYNLGAVIVASGWRHTGYIMLLYLAGLKGVDPALREAAKLDGCGEVQTFFRVVFPVMRPVNIIVLVITVIESLRAFDLVWVINKGRNGLELISALVTQNIVGEASRVGFGSALATIMLVVSTVFIVVYLRTVMREDNS; encoded by the coding sequence GTGCTTCTCCGGGGTGGACGCCGTGGTCGCCGGCGGCGGCTGACCGACCGGGACCGGGTGGTCGTCTCGGTCATGGTGGGTGTTCCGACGCTGCTGGTGATCGCGCTGGTCTGGGTGCCGGCCCTGCTGTCGGTCGCGCTCAGTTTCGTGCGGTGGAACGGGCTCGGCAGCGTGGGCGACGCCGACTGGGTGGGCCTGCAGAACTACCGCGACATCGTGGAGATCTACCCGCCCTTCTGGCCTGCCGTGCGGCACAACCTGATCTGGCTCGTGGCCCTGTTCCTCGGCCCGACGGTGCTCGGCATCGCGCTGGCCGCCGTGCTCGACCGCGAGCTGCGCGGCAGCCGTCTCTACCAGACCGCGTTCTTCCTGCCGACCGTGCTGTCGCTGGCGCTCATCGGTTTCGTCTGGCAGCTCGTCTATTCCGCCGACCAGGGCCTGCTCAACGGCCTGACCGGCAGCTCGATCGACTGGTACGGCGACCCGGAGTACAACCTGGGGGCTGTCATCGTGGCCTCCGGCTGGCGTCACACCGGTTACATCATGCTGCTGTACCTGGCGGGCCTGAAGGGCGTCGACCCGGCGCTGCGCGAGGCCGCGAAGCTCGACGGCTGCGGTGAGGTGCAGACGTTCTTCCGCGTGGTGTTCCCGGTGATGCGGCCCGTCAACATCATCGTGCTGGTCATCACCGTGATCGAGTCGCTGCGCGCGTTCGACCTGGTCTGGGTGATCAACAAGGGCCGCAACGGCCTGGAGCTGATCAGCGCCCTGGTCACGCAGAACATCGTGGGCGAGGCCAGCCGCGTCGGGTTCGGCTCCGCGCTGGCCACGATCATGCTGGTCGTCAGCACCGTCTTCATCGTCGTGTACCTGAGAACCGTCATGCGGGAGGACAACTCGTGA